Proteins encoded together in one Neobacillus sp. FSL H8-0543 window:
- a CDS encoding DUF6092 family protein, with amino-acid sequence MTSMETTTKTADQILEQLRDYVAYTLTSAKGLYREPHSYGAMRMVDSMERALHLLQEAGIKDEALELALSAVRKERWRAMTDPQGFGRAIDDSVLGLVVLSINK; translated from the coding sequence ATGACCAGTATGGAAACAACCACTAAAACCGCAGATCAAATTCTTGAACAACTTCGGGACTATGTGGCATATACCCTTACAAGTGCCAAAGGGCTATACAGGGAGCCACATAGCTATGGAGCGATGAGAATGGTAGATTCCATGGAAAGAGCTTTGCATCTTCTTCAAGAAGCAGGCATTAAGGATGAAGCACTTGAACTAGCATTATCGGCTGTAAGGAAAGAAAGATGGCGTGCTATGACGGATCCGCAAGGGTTTGGAAGAGCAATTGACGATTCAGTCCTTGGGCTTGTTGTCCTCTCAATTAATAAATGA
- a CDS encoding nitroreductase family protein — protein MKVIDAVKSRRSTRSFEQRTLPPEMIQEIENAILHSPSGSNAQESHFVIVQDEQQLRLIKRFAPGLSGDPAAVVVLCSNATESLIRGGIDTAEVLRFVNLGIAAAYILLIAHSNDIGNCPVRSFHRESIKKVLGLPEEIEPELLISLGYADMPPRSKTSKKVLEVISYDQYGNNH, from the coding sequence ATGAAAGTAATTGATGCAGTAAAATCAAGGAGAAGCACTCGATCCTTTGAACAGCGGACATTACCACCAGAAATGATACAGGAAATTGAAAATGCGATTCTACATAGTCCCTCAGGAAGTAACGCGCAAGAATCCCATTTTGTGATTGTTCAGGATGAACAACAATTAAGACTTATCAAACGGTTTGCACCAGGGTTATCTGGAGACCCAGCAGCTGTAGTTGTCCTATGCTCGAACGCAACGGAGTCATTGATTCGCGGAGGAATCGATACGGCTGAAGTCCTTCGTTTCGTCAATCTTGGAATAGCTGCTGCTTATATTCTTTTAATAGCTCATTCAAATGATATTGGAAATTGTCCTGTGCGTTCGTTCCATCGTGAATCTATTAAAAAGGTACTAGGACTGCCAGAAGAAATTGAACCAGAGCTATTAATCAGTCTGGGTTACGCAGACATGCCGCCACGATCGAAAACAAGTAAAAAGGTATTGGAGGTAATTTCGTATGACCAGTATGGAAACAACCACTAA
- a CDS encoding NADPH-dependent oxidoreductase gives MTIAVNTASRLELEGINLPSDLLNQTIETLTAHESIRGFLPKPLSEGVLEAIITAARSAPTSSNLQAYSIIIVKDEQRKDKLATLSGNQNFIREAPVFLLFCADIYRLKYVTARQGHKFAAETLEMFLLAAVDASLALQNALVAAESLGLVSCPVGSIRNNPKVVAEELTLPKGVFVVSGLAIGFEREGMRRGVKPRLPEQVTVHKETYSTKVLDEKLAEYDQTMISRRTYDGRRVSLAGEPEKKGVEYGWCEHTARRCTRPETIAVSASLRMNLKQVLEELGFSLQ, from the coding sequence ATGACAATAGCCGTCAATACTGCCAGTAGGTTGGAATTAGAAGGGATTAACCTGCCTAGTGACCTACTTAATCAAACGATTGAGACCCTCACTGCACATGAATCTATTAGGGGTTTTCTTCCAAAGCCTTTATCTGAGGGAGTTCTGGAGGCGATAATTACTGCTGCCCGTAGTGCACCCACTTCATCTAACCTTCAGGCTTACAGTATTATAATCGTAAAGGATGAACAGCGAAAAGATAAACTAGCCACTTTATCTGGAAATCAAAACTTTATTAGAGAGGCACCTGTTTTTCTCTTGTTTTGTGCTGATATCTATAGGTTAAAGTATGTAACCGCAAGGCAAGGGCATAAATTTGCGGCTGAGACGCTAGAGATGTTTTTACTCGCTGCCGTAGATGCGTCGTTGGCATTACAAAACGCACTGGTAGCTGCTGAATCGCTTGGACTTGTGTCTTGTCCTGTTGGATCTATTAGGAATAATCCAAAAGTGGTAGCTGAGGAGCTTACCCTGCCGAAGGGTGTGTTTGTTGTATCAGGTTTAGCGATAGGATTTGAGCGAGAGGGAATGAGGAGAGGTGTTAAACCTCGACTTCCTGAACAAGTGACGGTTCATAAAGAAACATACTCCACGAAGGTTCTCGATGAAAAATTGGCCGAGTATGATCAAACCATGATTTCACGGAGAACATACGATGGTCGCAGAGTTTCTTTAGCAGGAGAACCGGAAAAAAAGGGCGTGGAGTATGGCTGGTGTGAGCATACAGCTCGAAGGTGTACGCGCCCTGAAACGATTGCAGTATCAGCGAGTTTAAGAATGAACCTGAAACAGGTTCTTGAAGAACTGGGTTTTTCATTACAGTAG
- a CDS encoding aminopeptidase produces the protein MKKQLIEISKYVLETCLGLKENEMFLVVTDDVKKELGESLYEAGKLLNAEAMLLVMEERQKSGEEPPATVTAAMIESDVVVCITEHSLTHTQARKNAASSGTRIATMPGITKDMFLEGAISADYSQVKILTDRMTAILTKGQTVRIDKDGYSLSFSIAGRDGIQSTGMYLNSGESGNLPSGEAYIAPIEGSANGKIVIDGSIAGIGKLDSPVLLTIDNGRIVNAEGEAAPKLLAILGDTDGRFLGEFGIGTNDKARITGVVLEDEKVYGTIHVAFGSNNTFGGTISAGVHIDGVVTKPDVYINNELLMEKGKLKK, from the coding sequence ATGAAAAAGCAATTAATCGAAATCAGTAAATATGTATTAGAAACATGCTTAGGGCTTAAAGAAAATGAAATGTTTCTTGTAGTAACGGATGATGTTAAGAAGGAACTTGGTGAATCCTTATACGAAGCAGGTAAATTACTTAATGCGGAAGCGATGCTTCTTGTCATGGAAGAACGGCAAAAATCTGGTGAGGAACCACCCGCTACCGTAACAGCAGCCATGATCGAGTCGGATGTGGTTGTATGCATAACAGAACATTCGTTAACACATACACAAGCAAGAAAGAATGCAGCATCATCTGGGACTCGCATAGCCACGATGCCAGGTATAACAAAGGATATGTTTTTAGAAGGAGCTATTTCAGCTGATTATTCCCAAGTAAAAATTTTAACAGATCGTATGACCGCTATACTTACAAAAGGTCAAACCGTTAGGATTGATAAAGACGGTTATTCATTGTCTTTCTCCATTGCTGGAAGGGACGGTATTCAAAGTACGGGAATGTACTTAAATTCTGGAGAGTCTGGAAATCTACCTTCTGGCGAAGCATATATTGCTCCAATAGAAGGGTCGGCAAACGGAAAAATTGTCATTGACGGATCGATTGCAGGTATCGGAAAGCTAGATTCTCCTGTCCTGCTAACTATTGATAATGGCCGAATTGTTAATGCAGAAGGAGAGGCAGCGCCAAAACTATTGGCGATATTGGGTGATACTGATGGCAGATTTCTGGGGGAATTTGGAATCGGAACGAACGATAAAGCCAGGATTACAGGAGTAGTTCTTGAAGATGAAAAAGTATATGGAACTATTCATGTTGCATTTGGAAGCAACAATACCTTCGGGGGTACCATCTCAGCAGGAGTACACATCGATGGGGTAGTAACTAAACCAGATGTCTATATTAATAATGAATTACTAATGGAAAAAGGGAAATTGAAAAAATAA
- a CDS encoding AroM family protein, with protein MGVVIMERLGMITIGQAPRNDVAPIIEKYLEGRAELVQVGVLDGMTKEFIEKNLYPDNDDYVLTSRLVSNESVIMSREKIKPILQEKINDLESLGIKQILLLCTGVFPGLTTHSSYLIEPDHIIPPTVKALVANRRFGVIVPLTEQRDLLEPKYSPFGLAPVFAVASPYMNDSASYEKAANELKNKVDIILLDCMGYTEQAREMVSRATGLPVILSNSIMAKLTSEMI; from the coding sequence ATGGGGGTTGTAATAATGGAGAGATTAGGAATGATTACCATCGGTCAAGCACCGCGAAACGATGTTGCCCCAATTATTGAGAAATATTTGGAAGGACGTGCAGAACTTGTCCAGGTTGGGGTTTTAGATGGAATGACGAAGGAATTTATTGAAAAAAATTTGTATCCAGATAATGACGATTATGTGTTAACCTCCCGATTAGTATCGAATGAATCTGTCATTATGTCCCGTGAGAAAATAAAACCCATTTTACAAGAAAAGATTAACGATCTTGAAAGTTTAGGAATTAAACAAATTTTACTCCTATGCACAGGGGTCTTCCCCGGACTTACGACGCACAGTTCATATTTAATTGAACCAGATCATATTATTCCTCCAACAGTTAAGGCGCTGGTCGCTAACCGTAGGTTTGGAGTAATCGTCCCTCTAACTGAGCAAAGAGACCTTCTTGAACCGAAATATTCACCCTTTGGGTTGGCCCCAGTTTTTGCGGTTGCCTCACCATATATGAATGATTCTGCAAGCTATGAAAAAGCGGCAAATGAACTTAAAAACAAAGTCGATATTATTTTACTAGATTGCATGGGTTACACAGAGCAAGCGCGTGAAATGGTTTCGCGAGCAACAGGTTTACCTGTAATTCTGTCAAATTCAATAATGGCTAAACTAACATCAGAAATGATTTAA
- a CDS encoding DUF1177 domain-containing protein has product MVLKQTLTAIETIDSAYVTGENVKELFSSFANVTVTVQTVDGDKGSTDFIKVVIPGSNGKSSGGDAPTVGIVGRLGGVGARPSRIGLVSDADGAVAAVASALKLANMQTKGDTLLGDVIVTTHICPDAPTLPHEPVDFMDSPVDILTMNKYEVVPEMEAIISIDTTKGNRVINHKGIAISPTVKEGYILRVSDDLLRIMEMTTGQFAVTFPITTQDITPYGNDLYHINSILQPAVATESPVVGVAITAQSVVPGCGTGASHETDIADAVRFAVEVAKETTNGTCQFYNKDEFSKITELYGSMKILQTEGQKSPQV; this is encoded by the coding sequence ATGGTACTTAAACAAACCTTAACTGCGATTGAGACAATAGACAGTGCCTATGTCACTGGAGAAAATGTGAAGGAATTATTCAGTTCTTTTGCAAATGTAACTGTAACGGTCCAAACGGTTGATGGGGATAAAGGAAGCACAGATTTTATTAAAGTGGTGATTCCAGGGTCAAATGGAAAAAGTAGTGGTGGAGATGCACCTACCGTTGGAATAGTGGGTCGTCTTGGAGGAGTAGGTGCTCGTCCGAGCCGTATTGGTTTAGTTTCTGATGCTGATGGAGCAGTTGCAGCCGTAGCTTCCGCACTAAAGCTTGCAAACATGCAAACGAAAGGCGATACGCTTCTTGGTGACGTTATTGTTACCACTCATATTTGTCCAGACGCTCCGACACTCCCGCATGAACCTGTTGATTTTATGGATTCACCGGTTGATATCTTGACCATGAATAAATATGAAGTTGTCCCTGAAATGGAAGCAATAATATCAATTGATACCACAAAGGGAAATCGAGTGATCAACCATAAAGGAATTGCGATTTCTCCAACTGTTAAGGAAGGGTACATTCTCCGAGTAAGTGATGATTTACTGAGGATTATGGAGATGACAACAGGTCAATTTGCTGTTACTTTCCCTATTACTACTCAGGATATTACACCATATGGAAATGATTTGTATCACATTAATTCTATTCTACAGCCTGCAGTAGCTACTGAATCACCTGTAGTTGGTGTAGCCATAACCGCTCAATCAGTTGTTCCAGGCTGCGGAACTGGTGCGAGTCATGAAACCGACATTGCGGATGCTGTCCGCTTTGCTGTTGAAGTTGCCAAGGAAACAACAAATGGAACCTGTCAATTTTATAACAAAGATGAGTTTAGTAAAATCACTGAGCTATACGGTTCAATGAAAATTTTACAAACAGAGGGACAAAAGTCTCCACAAGTATAA
- a CDS encoding DUF917 family protein, producing MANIKLDKKIVEYAVYGGAILGGGGGGWIEDGLQIGRLALDIGQPKLQTVDELQEEDLLVTASLVGAPAAKEKFVKPIHYARAFDILSQKIGKPIHGIITNENGAATTVNGWFQSAVTGLPVIDIPCNGRAHPTGSMGSLNLSEQTDYISYQAAVGGKGANYIELSVSGSLDKASTIIRKASIEAGGLVAVARNPVSVAYAKENGAAGAIQQAIQVGEALLNHTGEAAIDAVVRKLGGKVVTEGTVTEFILETAGGFDVGKVTIDGTYELTVWNEYMTIEKNGERFGTFPDLIMTLDARTAEPIVSAAIKKGQHIAVITVPKEKLILSSTMRNEKLMKPIEEIIKKPILEYIF from the coding sequence ATGGCAAATATTAAGTTAGACAAGAAAATAGTTGAGTATGCAGTTTATGGTGGTGCAATCCTTGGTGGGGGCGGAGGTGGCTGGATTGAAGATGGCCTTCAAATCGGGCGACTAGCTCTAGACATTGGTCAGCCAAAATTACAAACAGTAGATGAACTTCAGGAAGAAGATTTGCTAGTAACAGCTTCCTTGGTTGGGGCACCTGCTGCAAAAGAAAAATTCGTAAAGCCCATTCATTATGCTAGAGCGTTCGATATACTTTCACAAAAAATTGGAAAACCGATTCATGGGATTATTACAAATGAAAATGGAGCCGCAACCACTGTAAATGGCTGGTTTCAATCAGCTGTAACAGGACTCCCAGTAATCGATATCCCTTGTAATGGACGGGCACATCCAACAGGTTCAATGGGGTCTTTGAATCTATCTGAGCAAACTGATTATATTTCCTATCAGGCCGCAGTGGGAGGCAAAGGTGCTAATTATATAGAATTGAGCGTTTCTGGTTCACTTGACAAGGCATCAACGATTATTCGAAAAGCATCAATTGAAGCGGGTGGTCTAGTAGCTGTTGCGAGAAACCCTGTGTCTGTTGCTTACGCAAAGGAAAATGGTGCAGCAGGGGCAATACAACAAGCAATTCAAGTAGGTGAAGCCTTGTTAAACCATACGGGTGAAGCGGCAATAGATGCTGTGGTTAGAAAACTTGGCGGTAAAGTTGTTACAGAGGGAACAGTAACAGAGTTTATTCTTGAAACGGCAGGCGGTTTTGATGTAGGCAAGGTAACAATTGATGGTACCTATGAATTAACAGTCTGGAATGAATACATGACGATTGAAAAGAATGGGGAAAGGTTTGGAACATTCCCAGACCTTATCATGACACTTGATGCAAGAACGGCTGAGCCAATCGTCTCAGCTGCCATCAAAAAGGGACAACATATAGCAGTCATTACTGTTCCAAAGGAAAAGTTAATCCTAAGCAGCACAATGAGAAATGAAAAATTAATGAAACCTATAGAGGAAATAATAAAAAAACCCATACTTGAATATATCTTCTAA
- a CDS encoding OPT/YSL family transporter, which yields MKHEQKEDKHPRIFEPFTLILTIVTAVFGAIIGMQIIVSLGVTPNTSIIGALLAMLIARIPVTIFKRYKSIHRQNLVQTSISAATFGAANSLLIPIGIPFLMGAPELIVPMLIGAALAMFIDAALLYKLFDSKLFPAKGTWAPGVATAQAILAGDKGGKRAGLLGIGTLIGVIGSFLHIPMSAFGVAFIGNIWALSMFGIGLLFRQYSIPVFGVDVNALYIPHGLMIGAGIVALVQVSMLIFAKQKPTGQSSKDEVAAAVEVSDDEDYTRPIKKARKALGLGFAAYLAVALIIALTGGIMTDMSPGMFIGFLIFAAFAAFVHELIVGIAAMHSGWFPAFAVAFITLLIGMMIGFPPLALALLAGFSAATGPAFADMGYDFKTGHILRGEGKDKAFEIAGRKQQYITAMIAFGVALLTVVVTYKGYFAQNLVPPIDAVYVSTIQAGTSADVAKQLLLWAIPGAILQLIGGPTRQLGVLFATGLLILTPYAGFAVLTGIAIRLIWLKAKGKEAETPMSIMAAGFIAGDALFSFFNSVFKLGK from the coding sequence ATGAAACATGAACAAAAAGAGGACAAGCATCCACGTATATTCGAACCATTTACCCTTATTTTAACAATCGTTACAGCAGTTTTTGGTGCCATAATCGGGATGCAGATTATTGTTAGCCTCGGGGTAACGCCAAATACTTCCATTATAGGTGCATTACTGGCCATGCTAATTGCTAGAATTCCAGTTACTATTTTCAAACGATACAAATCGATTCATCGGCAGAATCTGGTGCAAACTTCGATCTCGGCCGCAACGTTTGGTGCAGCTAATAGCTTATTAATTCCAATTGGGATCCCTTTTCTCATGGGTGCACCGGAATTAATTGTACCAATGTTAATTGGTGCTGCCTTAGCTATGTTTATCGATGCAGCACTCCTCTATAAACTTTTCGATTCTAAGCTATTTCCTGCCAAAGGAACGTGGGCGCCAGGGGTTGCAACTGCACAAGCGATACTAGCCGGAGATAAAGGTGGTAAGCGGGCGGGTCTACTTGGAATCGGTACATTAATTGGTGTGATCGGTTCATTCCTTCATATTCCAATGTCGGCATTTGGTGTAGCCTTTATCGGAAATATCTGGGCACTTTCCATGTTTGGTATCGGTCTATTATTTCGCCAGTACTCCATTCCTGTGTTTGGTGTGGATGTTAACGCGCTTTATATCCCGCATGGACTCATGATTGGTGCCGGAATCGTAGCATTAGTTCAGGTTTCGATGTTGATTTTTGCTAAACAGAAACCAACAGGACAATCAAGTAAGGATGAAGTGGCAGCCGCTGTTGAAGTTTCTGACGATGAAGATTATACGCGCCCAATAAAGAAAGCAAGAAAGGCGTTAGGATTAGGTTTCGCGGCCTATCTTGCCGTTGCCTTAATTATTGCGCTTACAGGAGGCATCATGACGGACATGTCTCCAGGCATGTTTATCGGATTCTTAATCTTTGCTGCCTTTGCTGCCTTCGTTCATGAATTAATCGTAGGGATCGCGGCGATGCATTCGGGTTGGTTCCCAGCTTTCGCTGTAGCCTTTATTACCCTGCTTATTGGGATGATGATCGGTTTTCCTCCATTAGCGCTTGCACTGCTTGCAGGGTTTAGTGCAGCAACCGGACCAGCATTTGCTGATATGGGCTATGACTTTAAGACAGGTCATATCTTGCGTGGAGAAGGCAAGGACAAAGCCTTTGAAATTGCAGGACGAAAGCAGCAATATATTACAGCGATGATCGCATTTGGTGTGGCCCTTTTAACAGTGGTTGTTACCTACAAAGGTTATTTTGCCCAAAACCTTGTACCGCCAATTGATGCAGTGTATGTTTCTACGATTCAAGCGGGTACTTCAGCAGATGTGGCAAAGCAATTATTACTATGGGCAATCCCTGGAGCCATCCTTCAGTTGATTGGTGGACCCACTCGCCAATTAGGAGTTTTGTTTGCTACCGGTTTATTGATCTTGACACCTTATGCCGGCTTTGCCGTTTTAACTGGTATTGCAATACGGTTGATTTGGTTAAAAGCAAAGGGTAAAGAAGCTGAAACGCCTATGAGTATTATGGCAGCAGGTTTTATTGCCGGTGATGCATTATTTAGCTTCTTTAATTCAGTATTCAAATTAGGTAAGTGA
- a CDS encoding DMT family transporter — protein MRMLSKRLSTFIITTYSFMISAVIFDPFILVSSPINWNHSFLVWGFAVLSVIIGQGVTSMIWNMAMNTVGAARSAIVLNLQPLMTMLLTFLIYQTAVTVQQMVGTALVFVGIIFSAVQKGFFSKEQPELVARRMVKTNDMINKEMR, from the coding sequence GTGCGAATGCTTTCAAAAAGGTTATCTACGTTTATCATTACAACCTATAGCTTTATGATCAGTGCCGTAATCTTTGATCCTTTCATTTTAGTAAGTTCGCCGATTAATTGGAATCATTCGTTCTTGGTTTGGGGATTTGCGGTATTGTCGGTGATTATTGGTCAAGGTGTAACCTCGATGATATGGAATATGGCAATGAACACTGTAGGCGCTGCTAGGTCTGCAATTGTGCTAAATCTACAACCCTTAATGACGATGCTGCTTACTTTTTTGATTTACCAAACCGCAGTAACGGTACAGCAAATGGTTGGTACAGCACTTGTGTTTGTCGGTATTATTTTTAGTGCGGTGCAGAAAGGTTTTTTTAGTAAGGAACAACCTGAATTAGTTGCACGACGAATGGTCAAAACCAATGATATGATTAACAAGGAAATGAGATAA
- a CDS encoding aspartate/glutamate racemase family protein, translated as MIGIIRVFTTEQVEILEQHGKVIKKYYDVPTVTKCISNQHFGIFNDETEALAVPKIVELGKKMEQEGSTLLVISCAADPAIDELRNAVSIPVIGAGSAAALTALAIGEPVGVLGITETVPQVVKNLLGKLLVGNIRPEGVTNTTDLLTPTGRQKGLEAARLLVDQGAKVILFACTGFSTIGLADLLRDELNVPIIDAVESEGMFAATLYRQLSISTIK; from the coding sequence ATGATTGGCATTATCCGTGTTTTTACCACAGAGCAAGTAGAAATTTTGGAACAGCATGGGAAAGTTATAAAAAAATACTATGACGTACCAACCGTAACTAAATGCATATCCAATCAACATTTTGGGATTTTTAATGACGAGACGGAAGCGTTAGCTGTTCCAAAAATTGTTGAGTTAGGCAAAAAAATGGAACAAGAGGGAAGTACACTCCTTGTTATCAGCTGTGCAGCGGATCCAGCCATTGATGAGCTTCGCAATGCGGTATCTATTCCAGTAATTGGTGCAGGGAGTGCTGCTGCTCTTACGGCATTAGCGATTGGTGAGCCAGTGGGCGTTCTTGGGATTACCGAAACTGTTCCTCAAGTTGTAAAAAACCTCTTGGGAAAATTGTTAGTAGGAAATATAAGACCAGAGGGTGTGACGAATACAACCGATTTATTGACTCCAACTGGGCGCCAAAAAGGGCTAGAGGCAGCGAGATTGTTAGTAGATCAAGGTGCGAAGGTGATTTTGTTTGCCTGTACTGGTTTCTCCACAATCGGACTAGCAGATCTTTTGCGAGATGAATTAAACGTGCCAATTATTGATGCTGTGGAATCCGAGGGAATGTTTGCAGCTACATTGTATCGACAGCTGTCGATATCCACAATAAAATAA
- a CDS encoding PucR family transcriptional regulator ligand-binding domain-containing protein — protein sequence MMNPAGITLRELLRLPILKDAKVISGEEGLNRIVRHIDIMEVPDVSGWLREGELLLTTAYAIRHDPTLLPKLVEQLAQKEAAALAIKTERFLHDMPIEMVQMSNNYNLPLIQLPNNVPYMDIIHSVMEQIIDKQASLLRRSEEIYKTLTTLVLDNSGIQAVADNVAALLKAPIWLMDKAGETIVSSPINASDISSSETRYWSIKVDKQLEGKLFLGKKKLDELDLVCIEQAKLVFSLELMRIKTALDTEIKLRGDFIEELLNGLPLSKQVVINRGTQLGLRTEGIWEIAIVEIENDESALFIAKINLLIKHESQKFHLKSHIHRQGSRLVLLLASQSLDQTKNPNLQAKSLNWAEILTPFIKEWSRVLIGFGGSSPLWEIQRSFIKAKKAILIGSKMDINHQVFTYEEIEMYHLLIGASENVDIDKFVEKKIGKLCQYDKENGTDYLKTFYYYLSSGGSLVETAKQLFIHRNSVKYRIDRIREIDDIDIENFRERFVYYFCIVYYQLKM from the coding sequence ATGATGAATCCAGCAGGAATAACATTAAGGGAACTGCTGCGCCTTCCAATATTAAAAGATGCCAAAGTAATCAGCGGCGAAGAAGGACTAAATCGGATTGTAAGACATATAGACATTATGGAAGTTCCTGATGTTAGTGGCTGGTTGAGAGAAGGGGAATTATTGCTAACTACTGCATATGCCATTCGACATGACCCAACATTACTTCCGAAATTAGTGGAACAATTAGCACAAAAAGAAGCCGCAGCATTAGCGATTAAAACTGAAAGATTTTTACATGATATGCCGATTGAAATGGTCCAAATGAGTAATAACTATAACTTACCGCTAATACAGCTACCAAATAATGTTCCATACATGGATATTATTCATTCAGTCATGGAACAAATTATTGATAAACAAGCTTCTCTGCTCAGGAGATCAGAAGAGATTTACAAGACTTTGACAACACTAGTACTAGACAATAGCGGTATTCAGGCAGTAGCCGACAATGTTGCCGCATTGCTAAAAGCACCGATTTGGCTAATGGATAAGGCAGGAGAAACAATTGTTTCGTCGCCGATAAATGCTTCAGATATTTCATCTTCTGAAACTCGATACTGGAGTATTAAAGTAGATAAGCAATTGGAAGGAAAACTTTTTCTCGGCAAGAAAAAATTAGATGAACTAGACCTTGTATGCATTGAGCAAGCAAAGCTCGTATTTTCTTTAGAGTTAATGAGAATAAAAACGGCATTAGATACGGAGATAAAGCTGCGTGGTGATTTTATTGAAGAACTATTAAACGGATTACCCTTATCGAAACAAGTGGTAATAAATAGAGGAACCCAGTTAGGGCTAAGAACAGAAGGAATTTGGGAAATTGCCATTGTTGAGATTGAAAACGATGAGAGTGCTCTTTTTATTGCTAAAATAAATTTACTAATCAAACATGAGTCTCAAAAATTCCATCTGAAGTCGCATATACATAGGCAAGGAAGTCGGTTAGTATTACTGCTCGCCTCACAGAGCTTAGATCAAACTAAAAATCCGAACCTACAGGCAAAGTCTTTAAATTGGGCTGAAATACTTACACCCTTTATTAAAGAATGGAGTCGTGTTCTCATTGGATTCGGAGGGAGCTCTCCTTTATGGGAAATTCAGCGTAGTTTTATAAAAGCAAAAAAAGCAATTTTAATTGGTTCGAAAATGGATATAAATCACCAAGTGTTCACCTATGAAGAAATCGAAATGTACCATTTATTAATAGGCGCTTCTGAAAATGTTGATATTGATAAGTTTGTTGAAAAGAAAATAGGAAAGCTTTGTCAGTATGATAAAGAAAATGGGACCGACTATTTAAAAACATTTTATTACTATTTATCATCTGGCGGGAGTTTAGTTGAAACGGCAAAACAGCTATTTATTCACCGAAATTCCGTAAAATACCGCATTGATAGAATTCGGGAGATTGACGATATCGATATTGAAAATTTCCGTGAAAGATTTGTATATTATTTTTGCATTGTTTATTATCAATTAAAAATGTAA
- a CDS encoding HAD family hydrolase, producing the protein MIKAIFFDLDDTLLWDQKSIKEAFVATCKVAKERYGQLDPNELEEAVREAARDLYSSYEFYPFTQMIGINPFEGLWGEFLDDQDDFKKMKEIVPDYRKEAWTTGLKKMGVDDQDFGYELAERFPQERRNLPFVYEETFKILDRLQEKYKLLLLTNGSPDLQKTKLAITPELVPYFDHIVISGDFGRGKPDPSIFEHALSRMSLKKEEVIMVGDNLMTDVLGANRAGIITVWINRHDKDQNEVIPTFEIKHLEQLFPVLEKLRCYNI; encoded by the coding sequence ATGATAAAAGCGATATTTTTTGATTTAGATGATACATTGCTTTGGGATCAAAAAAGTATTAAGGAAGCATTTGTGGCGACGTGCAAGGTAGCGAAAGAGCGGTATGGGCAACTAGACCCCAATGAACTGGAGGAAGCGGTTCGCGAGGCAGCCAGAGATTTATACTCTTCTTATGAGTTTTATCCTTTTACACAAATGATTGGCATCAACCCGTTTGAAGGACTCTGGGGGGAATTTTTAGACGATCAAGATGATTTTAAAAAGATGAAGGAAATTGTGCCTGATTATCGGAAAGAAGCTTGGACTACAGGTCTTAAAAAAATGGGAGTCGATGACCAGGATTTTGGATATGAACTGGCAGAGCGTTTTCCGCAAGAACGAAGAAACCTGCCTTTTGTATACGAAGAAACATTCAAAATATTAGATAGATTACAAGAAAAGTACAAGCTACTTCTATTAACAAATGGATCACCCGACCTGCAAAAAACAAAATTAGCAATAACACCAGAACTTGTTCCCTATTTTGATCATATTGTCATTTCTGGTGATTTTGGCAGAGGAAAGCCCGATCCTTCCATTTTCGAACACGCCTTGTCTCGAATGTCCCTAAAAAAAGAGGAAGTTATCATGGTTGGAGATAACCTGATGACAGATGTGCTAGGAGCGAATCGAGCAGGAATCATAACCGTATGGATTAATCGTCATGACAAAGATCAAAATGAAGTCATTCCGACCTTTGAAATTAAACATTTAGAACAGCTCTTTCCAGTATTAGAGAAGTTGCGATGCTACAATATATAA